Within the Candidatus Reidiella endopervernicosa genome, the region ACTTCTCCAAGATCGAATCGGGTGAGACCCTAATTCAGCCGGGGAGTCGCTATTTTGCGAAAGTTTGTTTTGGGCATCCAAGCCCAAGCAAACAGCAAAAACTTCACGCGACCGTTTATGCCTGCGGCGCCCCGACCGTCCTGCGTACGTTGCGTAATCACCTCTTCGCTGCTCTACACAACTCCCTCAGTGACTCTACGCCGACATAAAGCCGCTGCTGCATCTTCTCCGTCGTTCGCTCGCGCTCTCAACTACGAATAGGCAGACGGCGTCGACTATCGGGGACTAACCGCCCTCACTTCGCCTCCATGGCGGTCAGCGACGGTGCCCTTTAATCTACTTGAGGCACTCTCGGATGTCGTCTCACTCTTCTATAACGACGTGCAGCGTAAAGGGATCGAATTAAGGTTAAAGAACGACCGTTCGGTGCCTGTGTGGATTGCTGGCGACCCCGTCAGGCTCAAGCAGGTGCTTAACAATCTGGTCAACAACGCGATCAAGTTTACCGATCAAGGTCAAATCGAAATTTCGAATCGCCTACTCGACTCACCGGATGAGCACCTAATTATCGAGTTCTCGGTCACCGATACCGGCATCGGTATGAGCAGCGAAGAGATGGAGGAGATTTTCAAACCCTTCAAACAGCTCGACAACACCTATGAACGCCTTAACTCTGGCACCGGACTGGGATTGGCGATCTGTCGAAAATTGATCGAAGCGATGGGTGGCAAAATAGGCATCGAGAGTCATCCCGGTGAGGGTACCCGCTTCTGGTTCACCATCACCACACAGGCACTTCATAGCGTTGAGCCAACCAGCGAGGAAACGGAACATCAGGCCGATGCGCACCGAGGCAAACAGATACTGGTGGTTGATGACAA harbors:
- a CDS encoding ATP-binding protein, which translates into the protein MPFNLLEALSDVVSLFYNDVQRKGIELRLKNDRSVPVWIAGDPVRLKQVLNNLVNNAIKFTDQGQIEISNRLLDSPDEHLIIEFSVTDTGIGMSSEEMEEIFKPFKQLDNTYERLNSGTGLGLAICRKLIEAMGGKIGIESHPGEGTRFWFTITTQALHSVEPTSEETEHQADAHRGKQILVVDDNAINRKLITTLLTDRQVVVDEAESGEHALTLFRQKRYSLVFMDIRMPGMNGMDITRAMRKIEIEDQRTPIIALTAHAMPQEIEQFLAAGMDESITKPVSELGSRYFCESLFWASKPKQTAKLHATVYACGARRPAYVA